CCATAAGcacaaaaaagagaagaaaaaaaaccatCATAAGTCTCATGCTGTAAGTTGCCAACATTGACTGCTGCATCAACTCACAATCATCATGACACACATGCACGCGATATTAAACTTTATCTTTGTGGATGTACAAATACCATATAAATGGAGCATCAGCAACATTCTAAATGATCAACTTAGCTAGGCTAACTACTATTCGCTCTAATACCCTAGCTCTTTAATAACCCCTCCCACTCATCTCCTGCACTATATCTTTCCTATCATAAATTCTACTGTTAGGTCCATGTTTTTgcttctttcttctccttctatAACCATGAGTCATTGACCCATCAATATACAAATCACAGTTACAAAATGCTCTAGTGACAAACCTGATGGTATCCGCTGGCCCAATTGTTTCCTGCACCACCACCATGATCTGAGACAAAGACGTTCTCATGATTGTAGAGGTTTCGGTAGTCGCTATTTTGAATCCCATTAATTACTCTTGGCTCCAAGTCAATCAAAAGAGCCCGCGGTATATAATGCTGATCATCAGCTTGATAGAAGAACACATCTTTCCGATCACCTCCCTGCAGCAATTTGACCAATATTAGTAAATATTAACACAAAACCAATCTTGACTAATCACAAGTTGGAAAAAGATGGATACTTATTGCTTCTAATCATTCACCGTTCactcatcaaagtacacaatcAAATGAAATTAAGATAACTATGGAAGCTGGACAACAGCATATGATGCTGCTGGGCGGGAACTTCGTTTTCAAGAACTCAAATCAAAGCTGACAATTTTACCAATTTTCAAATAACCCTAGGGAAGGATACATGACATGTGTGTTTAAGTTATATTATTCATACAATTGCATCAGGGCCTAGGGTGGTTTGCCAAGAAGCAAGTGAATGAGAGTTTAAGTACTATCATTCTTAAAAGGTACAAGGATCAACTAAAAAACTAAATTCAGGATACTAAACTAAGAATCTCaaaattttgaaagaaaaaaagaagccAGAATCTAGATAACAAGAAAAGGTGAGTCTAGAATTAAaactgttagaaatataataattCATGTTTCCTTTACCAAACAACTTAatcttttgggataattggttcgtgacatggtatcagagcctctatgaccaagtGGTATAGATTTCAATTCTTGCCACCCCCAatatttctaataaaaaaagttgaagaTCAGCCCGTGGTAGGCGAGCCTGTGCATTGTTCAAGATTCAAGCCTAAGTAGGCTATTGCGAGTGTTTGGATTCGTCGTGGCACACAATTCGAAGCATGGTAACTGAAGAAGCTATCTTTAGTAGCTTTTTCTTAGAAGTGATTATAGGACTTGTCAGTGCAGAATCAAACACCCAATAAATACTATATGATTGAAAGTGAATGAGGGGACCTGAGTGGCGAAATCTTCGAGGATGCCATCTTTACTGATGCCATGCTCGAGGCAGAGCTGCTTCCAGAACTCCATGCCGATCTGGTTCCCACATTGCCCAACCTGAAGCGTGATGATTTCCCTCGGCATTGTTTGTTTCTGCGGAAAACTACCAAACAAGCATAAATCATTGCATACGTAATAATCAAAGCGAAAAACGGGAGAAGAAGCAAGCATGTAAAGAATCAACCCACGAAAATGGGAGATGAAAAACGAGAGCGAGTTTGAAAGTTTGGGAAATCGAGCAAAAGGGGGAATAGAAATCGTACCAGAAGGATGAGattgaggaggaagaggaaagtGCAATGAAAATGGAACCAAAGTGGGTTGGGTGAGTGAGAGTGTATTATATCAACTCTTTCAATTTCAGTCCCCTCTTTTCAATTCAAAGAGGTTAGAGTTGAAAGACTTCAGGAATATTGAATATGATACTTTTGTTTTGTACTAGGGCATCAAAATGAAATGACTATTAATTTTTGGCATACCCTAGATaagtgtttgtttgtttgtttttaatgAGAAACTAACCAAAGAAAGCAAAAAGTATAGATATCCCTAAAAAAAAGTCAACCCTCTCAGGAGGAATATAAACAATATATTGAAGACTTGCTCTAATCAGCAGACGCATTAGCTTCTCAAGAGACATGGTGTAATCGTACTTCGTAATTCCTCTTAAGAATTTTATGAATAATAAGCAGCTCATCGGCATATAAATGGAACATGAACCTCTCTTTTCATGTGTTTGTTAAGTATACCGATAAGAGTTCAAATTTATACTTGTTCAAATTTATACTCTCTGCATATAAATCTCTAATTATGGGCTGGACAAACCTTTTGAGCACAAAAAATAAGTGTTAAAGTAATTAGGATGCCGGATATGTGGTATAAAATTGATAGTCAAGATTAGACATTTTACATGCTTTTCTCTACTATTATAAAAGTAAAATTACTATTATTAAAGAgcttcaataaaaataaaatatatctatataaatatattattcaacaaaataacttataattttatgaatatttttattaaaataattgaaTGCCTTTTGACCAAAATACTAAAAGTTTTCCATACACACCGCTATCAAACTAATATAAGCGCAATAGTCTCTACAAGATAACTTTGAATTCGATAACATTAATGTGCTCCTAGAGGAGGAAATTTCAAATGCTCTCAGACATTACAGGAAGCAGAGTGCAAAAGTGCACAATCCAAATGCGACGAAGAAGGAAGGGGTAATGGGGTCAGAAAGCCCCATCAGCAGAGCATATATCAGACTTCACATATGAAGGCAAATGGCAGTAgccggaaaaaaaaaaaccccttCACAAATTGTTGAAAACAAACATCTCACTTCTCATTCTTTTCGGCTTTTCTTGGCTTGCCTTTTGGTTGACCGCATTTTCCTTGTGTTTGATTTGTCACTTTTCTGCCattcaaaatatttaattaaacttCACACTTCACAGAATCAAAACAACTCTGGCTGATAATTGAAATACTAATGTTCTCTACCTTCTTTCCCAATCTCTTCTTATTCTGCTTCTCTCCTttgttattcttcttcttcttcttctgcacaTTTTCCTAAAAGGTTTGAAAATGACTTAGTTTTCCACGCACGTTTAATCATAAATCAGTTTCTTCAATTTGACAAAGGTATTTTCTTATTTGGCTGAGTGGCCCTATAATGCAATTGTACATTTGTACACCAGCGAAGAACCAACCTCAGTATCTTCGGTTTGGATCTCTGTCTCTGAGTCCTCATCATTCTCAATTTCACCATTAATGTTCAGCATGGCCTTTAGTCTACCTTGCTTATAAAGTTTTTCAGATCGAGCATGTCTCTACAGCAAGAAGTAATAACAATGCCATCATTAGATCAATATCGATGACAAGTACAAATTGATATAAtgcttgcaagttgcaacagATGCAGAAGATTGATAATTTGATACCAATATGGATTTAAGCTCTATCTTTTGCTAAAGGGAGTTTATGAATTTCTTCTCAAAACTTAAGTAGTAGTACAATAGTAAAATTTGATGCTTAAGCATAATAAGCTACAAAAGGAAAAAAGTGCATCATCACCTTTGACTGAAGATGATCGCGCAAAGTGTCCTCACTCAAACAGATAATCCGAGGACATATCCTGCATTTAAAAACTGATTTGCATTGTAAGATATAGGATGTCATTTCAGTGGGTAAAGGTTTCTCTTCAGCCATAGCTGAGGCATTAGACTTTTCAGAATAACGTTTATTAGGCAGCTCCCTGTTAATAAGCACTTGCTTTTCACGTATAGTTCCAGCATCATCATCACTAGATAGCAGACCTGGAGTAAAGTCAAATTTAGAAAAA
This is a stretch of genomic DNA from Lotus japonicus ecotype B-129 chromosome 1, LjGifu_v1.2. It encodes these proteins:
- the LOC130728929 gene encoding uncharacterized protein LOC130728929, with the protein product MIKRRFYRLDRGDKDASDASSSEEDDYEQNNDDDAGSTSSGYESEDSSVKEVDVNSAGLLSSDDDAGTIREKQVLINRELPNKRYSEKSNASAMAEEKPLPTEMTSYILQCKSVFKCRICPRIICLSEDTLRDHLQSKRHARSEKLYKQGRLKAMLNINGEIENDEDSETEIQTEDTEENVQKKKKKNNKGEKQNKKRLGKKKSDKSNTRKMRSTKRQAKKSRKE